In Aspergillus luchuensis IFO 4308 DNA, chromosome 1, nearly complete sequence, the following are encoded in one genomic region:
- the fmn1 gene encoding riboflavin kinase (BUSCO:EOG092659OC;~COG:H;~EggNog:ENOG410PQKB;~InterPro:IPR015865,IPR023465,IPR023468;~PFAM:PF01687;~go_function: GO:0008531 - riboflavin kinase activity [Evidence IEA];~go_process: GO:0009231 - riboflavin biosynthetic process [Evidence IEA]), translating into MRPDRPRDPVTGPDEGPEPPYPIRMSGPVIKGFGRGSKELGIPTANIPADELSQHPELSVGVYYGVVALDPARFATGETIRPAVLSIGYNPFYKNESKSIEIHIMPPLSAPSPTATTSTDGQVTFHKMPDFYGTPLNLLILGYIRPEYDYVSSEALIEDIRVDCEVARRSLQRPAYRCYLVEDPACEGNVREEIRWLTSFE; encoded by the exons ATGCGCCCCGATCGGCCTCGCGACCCCGTCACCGGTCCCGACGAGGGACCGGAGCCCCCGTATCCCATTCGCATGAGTGGACCTGTCATCAAAGGCTTCGGGCGGGGCAGCAAAGAG CTGGGCATCCCAACAGCCAACATCCCCGCCGATGAACTCTCCCAGCATCCCGAATTGTCCGTAGGCGTTTACTACGGCGTCGTGGCGCTCGACCCAGCGCGCTTCGCAACGGGGGAGACCATCCGCCCGGCGGTGCTGAGCATCGGATACAATCCTTTCTACAAGAACGAGTCCAAGTCGATT GAAATCCACATCATGCCGCCCCTCTCCGCCCCCTCGCCGACCGCCACTACTTCCACCGACGGACAGGTCACCTTCCACAAAATGCCCGACTTTTATGGCACGCCACTCAACTTGCTGATTCTGGGATATATTCGTCCTGAATACGACTATGTTTCGTCGGAGGCGTTGATCGAGGATATCCGCGTCGACTGTGAGGTCGCGAGGCGGAGTTTGCAGCGCCCGGCGTATCGGTGCTATTTGGTTGAGGATCCGGCTTGTGAGGGGAATGTAAGGGAGGAGATTCGCTGGTTGACCAGTTTCGAGTAG
- a CDS encoding MFS transporter (COG:G;~EggNog:ENOG410PHC0;~InterPro:IPR005829,IPR020846,IPR011701,IPR036259;~PFAM:PF07690;~TransMembrane:11 (o113-137i149-168o180-198i210-232o269-290i345-367o379-399i430-452o458-482i494-515o521-543i);~go_component: GO:0016021 - integral component of membrane [Evidence IEA];~go_function: GO:0022857 - transmembrane transporter activity [Evidence IEA];~go_process: GO:0055085 - transmembrane transport [Evidence IEA]) → MSSATERAESSQESTEGEKLEDNVDGMFAPITARNSSYEERLRRHHSASSHPLERNWSLNDGYSIQNADEEAVAERVLSNKDEEVSDASEGFVVSWDDNDRMNPRNFNTVRRWLIVIICSAGSLCVTCTSSMYTVTYDQIMEEFGCSREVATLGLSFFIWGLAVGPLLLGPLSEFYGRRRIYICSFTLFLVWLIPCAVAKNIQTMIVCRFLNGIAGSAFLSVAGGTVGDLFARHELSAPMMLYTSSPFIGPEVGPLVGGFINQFTTWRWTFYVLLIWTGVLLVLIGFFVPETYHPVLLRRKAQQLRKETGDDRWIAPIEMMDRSVAQTVLRSIYRPLLLLTLEPMCLNLCIFSAILLGILYLFFGAFQLVFESVYGFELWQRGLCFLGLFVGMLFAIFSDPFWRRNYTRLELKHQEAVGRSDDFQPEWRLPPAIAGGPLVTIGLFIFAWTIYPQVHWIAPLIGSALFGAGTILVYSGIFTFLVDAYPTYAASALAANSFARSIFGGVFPLFGIQMYNNLGYHWATSLLAFLTLVMAPFPYIFFRYGNRIRQKSRFAAR, encoded by the exons ATGTCTTCTGCAACCGAGCGGGCGGAAAGCTCGCAAGAAAGCACAG AAGgagagaagctggaagacaATGTTGATGGCATGTTCGCTCCCATCACTGCCCGAAATTCCTCTTATGAAGAGCGACTGCGCAGACACCACTCTGCTTCATCACACCCCCTCGAACGCAACTGGAGCCTGAACGACGGCTATAGCATCCAGAATgccgatgaagaagctgttgCGGAGAGGGTCCTGAGCAACAAAGATGAGGAAGTTTCTGATGCCTCAGAAGGCTTCGTAGTCAGTTGGGATGACAATGACCGCATGAACCCCAGAAACTTTAACACGGTCAGACGCTGGCTTATTGTGATCATATGCTCAGCGGGCTCCCTATGCGT TACTTGCACTTCTTCGATGTACACTGTCACCTATGACCAGATCATGGAAGAATTTGGTTGTTCTCGGGAGGTAGCGACCTTGGGTCTATCCTTCTTTATCTGGGGTCTTG CTGTCGGGCCACTATTGTTAGGGCCTCTTTCGGAG TTCTATGGTCGAAGACGGATCTACATTTGCTCGTTCACACTCTTCCTTGTATGGCTGATACCATGTGCCGTGGCCAAAAACATCCAGACGATGATTGTATGCCGATTTCTCAATGGCATCGCTGGAAGCGCATTTCTCAGTGTTGCGGGAGGCACGGTGGGTGACCTGTTTGCCCGGCATGAACTAAGCGCACCGATGATGCTATACACGAGTTCCCCCTTCATCGGTCCTGAGGTTGGCCCATT GGTTGGCGGGTTTATCAATCAGTTCACAACTTG GAGATGGACCTTTTATGTGCTTCTCATCTGGACCGGGGTTTTATTAGTCCTCATCGGATTTTTTGTTCCGGAGACTTACCATCCAGT GCTTCTGAGACGTAAGGCACAGCAGCTCCGTAAGGAAACCGGTGACGATAGATGGATAGCGCCTATAGAGATGATGGATCGCTCGGTTGCGCAGACCGTCTTGCGGTCGATCTATAGGCCGTTGTTGCTTCTGACATTAGAGCCCATGTGCCTAAACCTGTGCATCTTCTCTGCCATCCTGCTGGGCATACTCTATCTTTTCTTCGGCGCGTTTCAGTTGGTATTCGAGAGTGTATATGGCTTTGAGCTGTGGCAGCGTGGCCTTTGCTTCCTAGGCCTGTTCGTCGGCATGCTCTTCGCCATTTTCTCAGACCCTTTCTGGCGTCGCAACTACACACGCCTGGAATTGAAACATCAAGAAGCTGTGGGAAGGTCTGATGATTTCCAACCAGAGTGGCGGCTTCCGCCAG CTATCGCTGGAGGTCCACTTGTTACCATCGGGCTGTTCATCTTTGCCTGGACCATTTACCCTCAAGTACACTGGATCGCCCCTCTCATTGGAAGTGCGTTATTCGGAGCTGG AACGATTCTTGTGTACTCGGGAATCTTCACATTCTTAGTTGATGCGTATCCAACCTATGCAGCAAGCGCTTTAGCGGCAAACAGCTTTGCCCGCTCCATATTTGGTGGAGTGTTTCCACTTTTCGGCATACAGA TGTACAACAACCTGGGTTATCACTGGGCAACCTCGCTGCTTGCTTTTCTGACACTTGTTATGGCACCGTTTCC GTATATCTTTTTCCGCTACGGGAATCGGATTCGGCAGAAGAGCCGATTTGCTGCACGGTAG
- a CDS encoding dienelactone hydrolase (COG:Q;~EggNog:ENOG410Q2HH): MDRLRQHLRRRRSSSAGTNPTTSNGTPLQSPPSANDKLSRRREAEASPPRRLYLTSDTPDFDAGILSRFRAEGFDVEYLPVRGCQNAADGCGDVDKERKELENLLHEREDDLEPGERYAVVAYNKPAHLLLESHHQPLTATNPFPRLCALVAYYPDGPLTSTSSTTTTNNSSNLTSTSPDTSRGATGSTSSTTTPTTYPPSVPLLCIQIHLAGTSTTTSSIADTLLNSTKNHPRKRHRCHVFTYPESSPRFAEPSSSNYDKLSARLAWSRALETLKRGFGWPATKWRVPDVESVWEEYWRCLSSTSTSGEGGGGGGGGGSSERDEEDERSHRAAELVGLMVGSGMGVQMESVHSSGSSSSHLYTTTRGGAGKGTETETCTIEESPVVVCVPTCAGGMYPFLPSLPFSIIICQ; encoded by the exons aTGGACCGTCTCCGCCAACACCTCCGTCGTCGCCGCAGCAGCTCCGCCGGCACTAACCCTACCACCAGCAATGGTACACCACTACAATCTCCCCCATCAGCCAACGACAAACTCAGTCGTCGTcgcgaagcagaagcctcTCCCCCACGCAGACTATACCTGACCTCCGATACTCCCGACTTCGACGCGGGGATCCTATCGCGCTTCCGCGCTGAGGGCTTCGACGTCGAGTATCTCCCCGTCCGGGGATGTCAAAATGCCGCAGATGGTTGTGGAGATGTAGATAAAGAGCGCAAGGAATTGGAGAATCTGCTGCAcgagagggaagatgatctCGAGCCGGGCGAGAGATATGCTGTCGTTG CATACAACAAACCcgcccacctcctcctcgaatcccaccaccaaccactaACAGCCACAAACCCCTTCCCCAGACTCTGTGCCCTAGTGGCATACTACCCCGATGGACctctcacctccacctcctccaccaccaccaccaacaacagcagtAACCTCACCAGTACATCCCCAGATACCTCTCGTGGAGCAACAGGAAGTAcatcctcaacaacaacacccacaaCCTACCCCCCCTCCGTCCCTCTCCTCTGTATCCAGATCCACCTCGCCGgaacttccaccaccacctcctcaatcgCAGACACCCTCCTCAACAGCACCAAAAACCACCCCCGGAAACGCCACCGCTGCCATGTCTTCACCTACCCCGAGTCATCTCCTAGATTCGCCgaaccttcttcatcgaatTATGACAAGCTCTCCGCACGCCTAGCATGGTCTCGCGCCCTCGAGACCCTAAAGCGGGGGTTCGGATGGCCCGCGACGAAATGGCGAGTGCCGGATGTGGAGAGCGTGTGGGAGGAGTATTGGCGGTGTTtgtcttccacttccacttctggggaagggggaggaggtggtggtggaggaggtagtAGTGaaagagacgaagaagacgagcgCAGTCACCGCGCAGCAGAACTGGTAGGGTTAATGGTAGGCAGTGGAATGGGGGTGCAGATGGAGAGTGTGCATAGTAGTGGGAGTTCTTCCTCAcatttatatactactacccgtggtggtgctgggaagggaacagagacagagacgTGCACGATTGAAGAGTCGCCTGTCGTGGTGTGTGTGCCTACTTGTGCTGGTGGTATGTATCCatttctcccttcccttccattctCCATCATAATATGCCAGTGA
- the OST1 gene encoding dolichyl-diphosphooligosaccharide--protein glycotransferase subunit OST1 (BUSCO:EOG092628A0;~COG:O;~EggNog:ENOG410PJD1;~InterPro:IPR007676;~PFAM:PF04597;~SECRETED:SignalP(1-24);~TransMembrane:1 (n4-15c24/25o478-499i);~go_component: GO:0016021 - integral component of membrane [Evidence IEA];~go_process: GO:0006486 - protein glycosylation [Evidence IEA]), which produces MRPFTALAALCGLFLSSSNSLVYADSTPSSSPVALPRDFKPPQVFKNNNLVRNTNLEKGYLRETVNVVVENVDKKPQSDYYLSFPSDLYDKVGALEVRDKSAPEQGRFEVEATEFDSNRDFQYFVVHLPKPLAPSSQITLGISYSALNTLKPRPAAISQTDRQYLAYAFSAYAPSAYTTATQKTKIKFPSTNVPDYTTTDLTSGADPERQGATYTYGPYADVAPETTYPASVRYEFTKPVITATLLERDLEVSHWGGNLATEERYWLRNNGSKLTDNFNRVEWTISSYQQLPSSAIRELKIPLKPGSVDPYFTDDIGNVSTSRYRPGKVPNRDASLELRPRFPIFGGWNYSFRIGWNNDLSAFLRKAVTGADSYVLKVPFIEGPKVPEGIQYEKAVVRIILPEGARNVRYELLEKATSNGLPGANQIQTELTSHKTFMDTLGRTALTLTVEELTDEARDSQIVITYDYSLWDGLRKPVTITAGLFTVFVAAWAIGNIDVSIKKR; this is translated from the exons ATGAGGCCGTTTACCGCACTCGCTGCGCTGTGCGGCTTGTTCCTgtccagcagcaacagcttgGTTTATGCCGACTCGACTCCCTCGAGCTCCCCTGTAGCTCTCCCTCGCGATTTCAAGCCTCCCCAAGTGTTTAAGAACAACAATCTCGTCCGCAACACCAATTTGGAGAAGGGTTATCTGCGTGAGACCGTCAATGTTGTCGTTGAGAATGTGGACAAGAAGCCGCAGTCCGACTACTACTTGTCCTTCCCGTCAGACCTCTACGACAAGGTCGGTGCCCTAGAAGTCCGTGATAAATCGGCTCCTGAACAGGGTCGCTTCGAGGTGGAAGCTACCGAGTTCGATTCGAACAG GGACTTCCAGTACTTCGTTGTTCACCTCCCCAAGCCTCTCGCCCCTTCGTCGCAAATCACCCTGGGCATCTCCTACTCCGCCCTCAACACCTTGAAGCCTCGTCCTGCGGCCATCAGCCAGACTGATCGCCAGTACCTCGCCTATGCCTTCTCGGCCTACGCTCCCTCGGCGTACACGACTGCGACccagaagaccaagatcAAGTTCCCCAGCACCAATGTCCCCGACTACACCACCACGGACCTGACGTCTGGCGCGGATCCGGAGCGCCAGGGTGCCACCTACACCTACGGACCCTACGCCGACGTCGCTCCCGAGACCACCTACCCGGCCAGTGTCCGGTACGAGTTCACCAAGCCCGTCATCACTGCCACTCTTCTGGAGCGTGACCTGGAAGTGTCCCACTGGGGCGGCAACCTCGCGACGGAGGAACGCTACTGGCTGCGCAACAACGGCTCCAAGCTCACCGACAACTTCAACCGTGTGGAGTGGACCATCAGCAGCTATCAGCAGCTGCCGTCCTCCGCTATCCGCGAGCTGAAGATCCCCCTCAAGCCCGGCTCCGTGGACCCCTACTTCACTGACGACATTGGAAACGTCTCCACGAGCCGCTACCGTCCCGGAAAGGTCCCGAACCGCGACGCCTCCCTGGAGCTCCGTCCCCGGTTCCCCATCTTTGGCGGATGGAACTACAGCTTCCGCATTGGCTGGAACAACGACCTCTCTGCCTTCCTTCGCAAGGCTGTCACCGGCGCTGATTCTTACGTCCTGAAGGTCCCCTTCATCGAGGGCCCCAAGGTCCCCGAGGGTATTCAGTACGAGAAGGCTGTCGTgcgcatcatcctccccgaGGGTGCCCGGAACGTCCGCTACGAGCTTCTCGAGAAGGCGACCAGCAATGGCCTCCCCGGTGCCAACCAGATCCAGACTGAGCTCACCAGCCACAAGACTTTCATGGATACCCTGGGACGCACGGCGCTGACTTTGACCGTGGAGGAGTTGACGGATGAGGCCCGTGATTCGCAGATTGTG ATCACTTACGACTACTCTCTGTGGGATGGACTGCGCAAGCCCGTGACTATCACGGCTGGCCTGTTCACCGTGTTCGTTGCCGCGTGGGCAATTGGTAACATTGACGTGAGCATCAAGAAGCGGTAG
- the ERT1 gene encoding transcriptional regulator of nonfermentable carbon utilization (COG:K;~EggNog:ENOG410PGKG;~InterPro:IPR036864,IPR001138;~go_function: GO:0000981 - DNA-binding transcription factor activity, RNA polymerase II-specific [Evidence IEA];~go_function: GO:0008270 - zinc ion binding [Evidence IEA];~go_process: GO:0006355 - regulation of transcription, DNA-templated [Evidence IEA]), whose product MNAEVKEQDSPAPSAERTEASQEISAAGEQPDKPKTEANGDGTANGASTNGQKPNPKDPSRPRRKKARRACFACQRAHLTCGDERPCQRCIKRGLQDACHDGVRKKAKYLHDAPDGALMPGIGGTFYNNSMRNSLPLSRNGANAVNATGQQSAGANFYPTPQSTTYVYQENTINQGSFPSQSPVSPTFNLKATPTARTNSLPSVNPQPPSTSVSGPPGQGQNPFAGPFFDPSDPALFNFDLSSMNFENRYGALEFGMLGHMATGAGDSPSDSATQRGSMGRSGSAQYASTPITGAPGFGESPGNQQPFMFGDPLLNEWPSGQAPGQPHLPGVYPQSGQGSAIPGHLSKADAPHAFAIESGPASFNSPGATTSPQMTTGLEESPFHSAVASKSNGLAPHGQQRPMITTPSLKHQNLQVGVRRRQRNPSAIYDSVKEPYAYTSRFHGLTAFIQRRFPPQKTLQIAKALASIRPSFIATTKTLNRDDLIFMEKCFQRTLWEYEDFINACGTPTIVCRRTGEIAAVGKEFSILTGWKKDVLLGKEPNLNVNTGGSSMPNSGASSRSFTPRSTVDSTPGRPQPVFLAELLDDDSVVQFYEDFARLAFGDSRGSVMTTCKLLKYKTKEDMEGAAAEDNQRWNNHLRKGGIASEAGMNQLGFKDGKVECAYCWTVKRDVFDIPMLIVMNFLPCI is encoded by the exons ATGAACGCGGAAGTGAAGGAGCAAGATTCCCCAGCTCCGTCGGCTGAGCGCACGGAAGCCAGTCAGGAGATTAGCGCCGCCGGAGAACAACCCGACAAGCCGAAGACCGAGGCCAACGGCGACGGGACTGCAAATGGTGCCTCCACGAATGGCCAGAAGCCCAACCCGAAAGACCCGTCGAGAccccggaggaagaaggcgagaCGGGCTTGTTTTGCTTGCCAGCGCGCACACTTGACTTGCG GTGATGAGCGACCGTGTCAGCGGTGCATCAAGCGCGGTCTCCAAGATGCGTGTCACGACGGGGTCcggaagaaggccaagtaCCTCCACGATGCGCCGGATGGAGCGTTGATGCCGGGGATTGGCGGGACGTTCTACAACAATTCCATGCGCAACAGCCTACCCTTGTCTCGGAATGGCGCCAATGCCGTGAACGCGACCGGTCAGCAGAGCGCTGGCGCAAACTTCTATCCTACTCCCCAGTCGACTACCTATGTCTACCAAGAGAATACCATCAACCAAGGCTCGTTTCCTTCGCAATCGCCGGTGTCGCCAACCTTCAACCTCAAGGCTACTCCTACGGCTCGAACCAACAGCCTCCCCTCCGTCAACCCGCAACCACCGTCCACGAGCGTCTCCGGGCCCCCAGGCCAGGGTCAAAACCCGTTCGCCGGTCCCTTCTTCGATCCCAGCGATCCCGCTCTCTTCAACTTTGACCTTTCCAGCATGAATTTTGAGAACCGATACGGTGCGCTGGAGTTTGGCATGCTGGGACACATGGCGACGGGGGCGGGCGATTCACCGAGTGATTCGGCCACGCAGCGCGGGTCTATGGGGCGCAGTGGCTCGGCACAATATGCTTCAACGCCCATTACTGGGGCACCAGGCTTTGGAGAAAGCCCGGGCAACCAGCAGCCGTTCATGTTTGGGGATCCGCTCCTCAACGAATGGCCCAGCGGACAGGCCCCGGGACAACCGCATCTGCCGGGGGTTTATCCGCAGTCGGGACAAGGCAGCGCGATTCCTGGACATTTGAGCAAAGCGGACGCGCCGCATGCATTTGCCATCGAAAGCGGACCGGCCAGTTTCAACAGTCCCGGTGCGACAACTAGCCCGCAAATGACGACCGGGCTTGAGGAGAGCCCGTTTCACAGTGCGGTGGCAAGCAAGTCGAACGGGTTAGCCCCGCATGGACAACAACGACCGATGATTACAACACCGAGCTTGAAGCATCAGAACTTACAGGTCGGCGTGCGGCGACGACAACGCAACCCGTCGGCCATCTACGACAGCGTCAAGGAGCCGTACGCATACACCAGCCGCTTTCACGGCCTCACGGCATTCATTCAAAGACGTTTCCCGCCGCAGAAGACGCTGCAGATCGCCAAGGCGCTGGCGTCGATCCGGCCGTCATTCATCGCGACGACCAAGACGCTCAACCGGGACGACCTGATCTTCATGGAGAAGTGCTTCCAGCGGACGTTGTGGGAATATGAGGACTTTATCAATGCGTGCGGCACGCCGACCATCGTGTGCCGTCGGACGGGCGAGATTGCCGCGGTGGGCAAGGAGTTTAGTATCCTGACgggatggaagaaggatgtgCTGCTCGGCAAAGAGCCGAATCTCAATGTCAACACGGGCGGTTCGTCAATGCCGAATTCCGGGGCGTCGTCGCGCAGCTTCACGCCTCGGTCGACAGTGGACAGTACGCCCGGGCGCCCGCAGCCAGTATTCCTGGCAGAGTTGTTGGATGATGACAGCGTGGTGCAGTTTTATGAGGATTTCGCACGGCTGGCGTTTGGCGACTCGCGCGGTAGTGTGATGACAACGTGCAAGCTGTTAAAGTACAAGACGAAGGAGGACATGGAGGGCGCGGCCGCAGAGGATAACCAGCGCTGGAACAACCACCTGCGCAAGGGAGGGATTGCCAGCGAGGCAGGGATGAACCAGCTAGGGTTCAAGGACGGCAAGGTCGAATGTGCGTACTGCTGGACAGTGAAGCGAGATGTATTCGACATACCCATGTTGATTGTGATGAAT TTCTTACCGTGCATTTGA
- a CDS encoding uncharacterized protein (COG:S;~EggNog:ENOG410PZ49;~SECRETED:SignalP(1-20)) — protein MQFTKSTLLTLLPLLPLTTAADVSTVSLFTYHPATTAGADIPEFSLASVPLGASIISANPTATTMAVSCLNDDNCILPSPITVTAGPSTYTLSAVYSTSMEGVQEVLTIVEDCKITGVTQGASCSVSYGVEATYKGVSTSTASNTQMSIASAEIGYETVSVTGGADKLSGATATGTASGSTETGMAGRNAVGAGALAMGVAIAGLGML, from the coding sequence ATGCAATTCACCAAATCCACtctcctcactctcctccccctccttcctctcaccACCGCTGCCGACGTCTCAACcgtctccctcttcacctACCACCCAGCGACCACCGCAGGGGCCGACATCCCCGAATTCTCTCTCGCCAGCGTCCCTCTCGGcgcctccatcatcagcGCCAACCCCacagccaccaccatggccgtCTCATGCCTCAACGACGATAACTGCATCCTGCCCAGCCCCATCACCGTCACCGCAGGTCCCTCCACATACACCCTGTCTGCTGTGTACAGCACCAGCATGGAGGGTGTGCAGGAGGTGCTCACCATCGTCGAGGACTGCAAGATCACGGGCGTGACGCAGGGCGCATCCTGCAGTGTGAGCTATGGAGTCGAGGCGACGTACAAGGGAGTTAGCACGAGTACGGCGAGCAATACGCAGATGAGTATCGCCAGTGCGGAGATTGGGTATGAGACTGTTAGCGTTACTGGGGGTGCTGATAAGTTGAGTGGTGCGACTGCGACTGGAACTGCTAGTGGAAGCACCGAGACGGGTATGGCTGGACGCAATGCTGTCGGGGCTGGAGCTTTGGCTATGGGTGTGGCTATTGCTGGGTTGGGAATGTTGTAG
- the gua1 gene encoding GMP synthase (glutamine-hydrolyzing) (COG:F;~EggNog:ENOG410PFKK;~InterPro:IPR022310,IPR022955,IPR029062,IPR017926, IPR025777,IPR004739,IPR001674,IPR014729;~MEROPS:MER0045886;~PFAM:PF00117,PF00958;~go_function: GO:0003922 - GMP synthase (glutamine-hydrolyzing) activity [Evidence IEA];~go_function: GO:0005524 - ATP binding [Evidence IEA];~go_function: GO:0016462 - pyrophosphatase activity [Evidence IEA];~go_process: GO:0006164 - purine nucleotide biosynthetic process [Evidence IEA];~go_process: GO:0006177 - GMP biosynthetic process [Evidence IEA]), which translates to MADQEVPHATFDTILILDFGSQYTHLLTRRLREINVYSEMLPCTQKIADLPFKPKGIILSGGPYSVYEDGAPHADPAVFDLGVPILGICYGLQEIAYRLGKDNVDAGTEREYGHADLHAKRLDDQGHVDKLFAGLEGQIKVWMSHGDKLVKLPTDFHTIATTSNSPYAGIAHQTKPLYGVQFHPEVTHTPLGATILKNFAVDICGAQQNWTMSRFVDQEIARIRKLVGENDHVLGAVSGGVDSTVAAKLMKEAIGDRFHAVLVNNGCMRLNECDIVEETLNKHLGINLTVVDASKRFLDGLKGVSEPEKKRKFIGNTFIDVFEEEAQKIEAEAEHQGAKIKWFLQGTLYPDVIESISFKGPSATIKTHHNVGGLPQRMIDGQGMRLIEPLRELFKDEVRALGRQLGIAHELVMRHPFPGPGIAIRVLGEVTPERVEIARRADHIFISMIREAGLYDQIAQAYAALDPSKAVGVMGDKRVYAEIIILRAVETTDFMTARAFPFDNEFLSRCSTRIINEVHGVSRVLYDISSKPPATIEME; encoded by the exons ATGGCCGACCAGGAGGTTCCCCATGCCACCTTTgacaccatcctcatccttgactTTGGTTCTCAATAC acGCATCTCCTGACCCGGAGACTGCGCGAGATCAATGTCTACAGTGAGATGCTGCCATGCACTCAGAAGATCGCCGATCTGCCCTTCAAGCCCAAGGGTATCATCCTGTCCGGTGGTCCCTACAGTGTCTACGAGGACGGCG CCCCCCACGCTGACCCCGCCGTCTTCGACCTCGGTGTCCCCATCCTCGGTATCTGCTACGGTCTGCAGGAAATCGCCTACCGTCTGGGCAAGGACAACGTTGACGCCGGTACCGAGCGTGAGTATGGTCACGCCGACCTCCACGCCAAGCGCCTCGACGACCAGGGCCACGTCGACAAGCTGTTCGCTGGCCTCGAGGGCCAGATCAAGGTCTGGATGAGCCACGGTGACAAGCTCGTCAAGCTCCCCACCGACTTCCACACCAtcgccaccacctccaactccccTTATGCCGGTATTGCCCACCAGACCAAGCCCCTCTACGGTGTGCAGTTCCACCCCGAGGTCACCCACACCCCTCTCGGTGCTACCATTCTGAAGAACTTTGCCGTCGACATTTGCGGTGCTCAACAGAACTGGACCATGTCCCGCTTCGTCGACCAGGAGATTGCCCGCATTCGCAAGCTGGTCGGTGAGAATGACCATGTTCTGGGTGCTGTCAGCGGTGGTGTCGACTCCACTGT TGCTGCCAAGCTCATGAAGGAGGCCATCGGCGACCGCTTCCACGCCGTGCTCGTCAACAACGGTTGCATGCGTTTGAACGAGTGTGACATCGTCGAGGAGACCCTGAACAAGCACCTTGGTATCAACCTGACTGTCGTTGACGCCTCCAAGCGTTTCTTGGATGGTCTCAAGGGCGTCTCCGAGcccgagaagaagcgcaagttCATCGGCAACACCTTCATTGACGtcttcgaggaggaggctCAGAAGAtcgaggccgaggccgagCACCAGGGTGCCAAGATCAAGTGGTTCCTCCAGGGTACTCTGTACCCCGATGTCATCGAGAGTATCTCCTTTAAGGGTCCCTCGGCGACCATCAAGACCCACCACAACGTCGGTGGTCTGCCCC AGCGCATGATTGACGGTCAGGGCATGAGACTCATTGAGCCGCTCCGTGAGCTGTTCAAGGATGAGGTGCGTGCCCTGGGTCGCCAGCTGGGCATTGCTCACGAGCTGGTCATGCGCCACCCCTTCCCCGGTCCCGGTATTGCCATCCGTGTTCTCGGCGAGGTCACCCCCGAGCGCGTGGAGATTGCCCGCCGGGCCGaccacatcttcatctcgaTGATCCGCGAGGCTGGTCTGTACGACCAGATTGCGCAGGCCTACGCTGCCCTGGACCCCAGCAAGGCGGTGGGCGTCATGGGTGACAAGCGTGTGTATGCCGAGATCATCATCCTGCGTGCTGTTGAGACGACCGACT TCATGACGGCGCGCGCATTCCCCTTCGACAACGAGTTCCTGAGCCGATGCTCGACCCGCATCATCAACGAGGTCCACGGCG TGTCCCGTGTCCTGTACGACATTTCCAGCAAGCCTCCGGCGACGATTGAGATGGAGTAA